A region from the Bos indicus isolate NIAB-ARS_2022 breed Sahiwal x Tharparkar chromosome 14, NIAB-ARS_B.indTharparkar_mat_pri_1.0, whole genome shotgun sequence genome encodes:
- the PPDPFL gene encoding pancreatic progenitor cell differentiation and proliferation factor-like protein isoform X2, which yields MASVPSAGCLLARNQYYRKASVSSGPSLTGPDSANFVGDDKTQLGLPKVAESTWWFKSFFQSVPVLSNVKGEDQSACGHPLRPCRCDPRIL from the exons ATGGCATCCGTGCCTTCCGCTGGTTGTCTTCTGGCCAGAAATCAGTATTATCGAA AGGCCAGTGTTTCTTCAGGCCCCTCTTTAACTGGCCCTGATTCTGCCAACTTCGTAGGTGATGACAAAACCCAGCTAG GATTACCCAAAGTGGCAGAATCCACCTGGTGGTTTAAATCCTTTTTTCAATCTGTACCTGTGCTTTCAAATGTGAAAGGTGAAGACCAGTCTGCTTGTGG CCACCCGCTGAGGCCCTGCAGGTGTGACCCCCGGATCCTTTAG
- the PPDPFL gene encoding pancreatic progenitor cell differentiation and proliferation factor-like protein isoform X1: protein MASVPSAGCLLARNQYYRKASVSSGPSLTGPDSANFVGDDKTQLGLPKVAESTWWFKSFFQSVPVLSNVKGEDQSACGGNGPGSRSKVPSGTNNHSLLQQEESQLLGEMADSGTVNGFRNSQTVKDKPRPFHGAPKDTNSPQ, encoded by the exons ATGGCATCCGTGCCTTCCGCTGGTTGTCTTCTGGCCAGAAATCAGTATTATCGAA AGGCCAGTGTTTCTTCAGGCCCCTCTTTAACTGGCCCTGATTCTGCCAACTTCGTAGGTGATGACAAAACCCAGCTAG GATTACCCAAAGTGGCAGAATCCACCTGGTGGTTTAAATCCTTTTTTCAATCTGTACCTGTGCTTTCAAATGTGAAAGGTGAAGACCAGTCTGCTTGTGG GGGGAATGGACCAGGAAGCAGAAGCAAGGTACCTTCAGGAACAAATAACCACTCTCTACTCCAACAAGAGGAATCacagctccttggagaaatggctgattctggAACAGTAAACGGATTCCGGAACAGTCAAACAGTAAAAGACAAGCCCAGACCATTTCATGGTGCCCCCAAAGATACAAATTCCCCCCAATGA